One stretch of Corynebacterium auriscanis DNA includes these proteins:
- the nusA gene encoding transcription termination factor NusA: MNIDMAALRALEAQEGVDFRDLIHGIKRGLLESYKEATHYQGWVEVEIDEASGAVTVYQVERNEEGDITGRFDDTPSDFGRAGAMAVRDAIRSRIKEARVQRDYDQYADLRYRVVSGVVTRNAMANDRGVVVVHLGTEANGKDGEILPAEQLPGEKLEHGMRVKAYVTDVIKNARFVQIIMSRTHPELVRGLFALEVPEVADGSVEIVSVAREAGHRTKIAVRSTIKGLNAKGACIGPRGQRVAAIQRELGGEKIDIIDYSENPAVYVGNALSPSKVVRVDVTDPDEQIARAIVPDYQLSLAIGKEGQNARLAARLTGWKIDIRSETEAGE, encoded by the coding sequence GTGAATATTGATATGGCTGCGCTGCGCGCGTTGGAAGCTCAAGAGGGTGTGGATTTCCGTGATCTCATCCACGGGATCAAGCGCGGATTGCTGGAATCCTATAAAGAGGCCACGCACTACCAGGGGTGGGTAGAAGTCGAGATCGACGAAGCCAGCGGCGCGGTCACTGTCTACCAAGTTGAGCGCAATGAAGAAGGGGATATCACCGGCCGGTTCGACGACACGCCCAGCGACTTTGGGCGCGCTGGCGCCATGGCGGTGCGCGATGCCATCCGTTCTCGCATTAAGGAAGCTCGCGTTCAACGCGACTACGATCAGTACGCTGACCTGCGCTACCGCGTGGTCTCGGGCGTGGTGACGCGCAACGCCATGGCTAATGACCGCGGTGTTGTCGTGGTACACCTAGGTACCGAGGCCAACGGCAAAGACGGCGAGATTTTGCCGGCCGAGCAACTGCCGGGGGAGAAGCTGGAACACGGCATGCGTGTGAAAGCGTACGTCACGGACGTGATCAAGAACGCCCGTTTTGTGCAGATCATCATGTCCCGCACCCACCCGGAATTGGTTCGCGGATTGTTCGCTCTCGAGGTGCCCGAGGTGGCCGATGGCTCCGTTGAGATCGTGTCCGTGGCGCGTGAGGCGGGCCACCGCACGAAGATCGCCGTGCGCTCCACCATCAAGGGCTTGAACGCCAAGGGCGCCTGCATCGGCCCGCGTGGGCAGCGGGTGGCTGCTATCCAGCGCGAACTGGGTGGAGAAAAGATTGACATCATTGATTACTCCGAGAACCCTGCCGTGTACGTGGGCAATGCGTTGTCGCCGTCGAAGGTGGTGCGCGTGGACGTCACCGATCCGGACGAGCAGATCGCCCGCGCGATTGTGCCGGATTATCAACTGAGTTTGGCCATCGGTAAAGAGGGCCAGAACGCGCGCTTGGCGGCTCGCTTGACGGGATGGAAGATCGATATCCGCTCCGAGACGGAGGCAGGGGAGTAA
- a CDS encoding YlxR family protein yields MNASKAHVPQRTCIATREILPVPQLLRVVAHVQSSGTVAIVPDPRRRLGGRGAWIQPTLDAVNTAHTRRAFARALKVSAAQAIDVDPVRTYIEGLPRNEANP; encoded by the coding sequence ATGAACGCGAGCAAGGCCCACGTCCCGCAGCGGACATGCATCGCCACGCGGGAAATACTTCCCGTACCTCAGTTGTTGAGGGTAGTGGCGCACGTACAGAGCTCCGGGACAGTGGCGATTGTGCCTGACCCGCGCCGCCGGTTGGGTGGCAGGGGAGCATGGATCCAACCAACGTTGGATGCCGTGAATACGGCGCACACGAGGCGGGCATTCGCTCGCGCTCTGAAGGTGTCGGCCGCGCAAGCGATCGACGTGGACCCAGTCCGTACCTACATTGAGGGTTTGCCTCGCAATGAAGCCAACCCTTAA
- the rimP gene encoding ribosome maturation factor RimP — protein sequence MAFPSNTQLTTLLEPLVRQYGLVIEDIQVAKAGAKSSVKIFVDSASVVPATLASAPAVTPGEFTGPDLDAVEELSRDISEQFDQAEDRGDVNFGPGYTLEVGSAGASAPITQPRHWVKNIGRQVTLPEGGKARVLQAADDGVILAIRKGKDLRVSRYTLDEVSGARVEIEFSKVPEAEQHLVGLQASAYDAMIERR from the coding sequence ATGGCATTCCCGAGTAATACCCAGCTAACGACCTTACTTGAACCCCTCGTTCGCCAATATGGCCTCGTCATCGAGGATATTCAGGTGGCAAAGGCCGGTGCGAAGTCCAGCGTGAAGATTTTTGTGGATAGCGCCAGCGTGGTTCCGGCGACCTTGGCTAGCGCCCCGGCGGTCACCCCCGGCGAATTCACGGGGCCGGATTTGGACGCTGTCGAAGAACTCAGCCGGGATATATCGGAACAGTTTGATCAGGCGGAAGACCGGGGTGATGTAAATTTTGGGCCCGGTTATACGCTCGAAGTGGGATCTGCGGGGGCGTCGGCACCAATAACACAACCCCGGCATTGGGTGAAGAACATTGGGCGCCAAGTGACGCTGCCAGAAGGTGGGAAGGCGCGCGTGCTGCAGGCCGCAGATGATGGTGTGATCCTAGCCATACGCAAGGGTAAGGACCTGCGGGTTTCTCGGTACACATTGGATGAGGTCTCCGGCGCCCGCGTAGAAATCGAGTTTTCAAAGGTCCCCGAAGCGGAACAGCACTTGGTTGGGTTGCAGGCGAGCGCCTATGATGCAATGATCGAGCGTCGTTAA
- the infB gene encoding translation initiation factor IF-2 translates to MAGKLRVHELAKQLGVTSKELLATLKEQGEFVKTASSTVEAPVVRKMRKHYGVDGSGSKTEGDATPSTKTSAPASTPAGTAPKPAAKPGPKPGAGAAKPGPKPGVSPAVAKAATTPSSSVKPGAVAPKPTSAKPGGPKPTSAKPTSAKPGTPKPGTPKPGTPKPGGPKPGPKPGGRAPRVANNPFSSGSDRPAPRPRGGQAGPNDMPRPGGSRGGQGGPRPGQRSGGKPGAGRPGAKPGAGAPRSGGAAGSERQGGGRRPSPAMMPSHPSPGQMPAKSGGFGGRGGRGGSGGPGGPGGPGGPGGPRGGRGGRRGGTAGAFGRPGGAPRKGRKSKRQKRNEYEAMQAPSVVGGVKLPNGKGQKIRLARGASLADFAEKINADAAALVQALFNLGEMVTATQSVSDETLQLLGEEMDYKVEVVSPEDEDRELLESFDLQFGEDEGDDEDLAQRPPVVTVMGHVDHGKTRLLDTIRQANVGGGEAGGITQHIGAYQVSVDMEGSERLVTFLDTPGHEAFTAMRARGAKSTDIAILVVAADDGVMPQTVEAINHAKAADVPVVVAVNKIDKEGAQPDKIRGQLTEYDLIPEEYGGDTMFVDISAKQNTNIDALLEAVLLTADASLDLRANPEMDAQGVAIEAHLDRGRGPVATILVQRGTLRVGDSIVVGDAHGRVRRMIDEHGNDVQEAGPSRPVQVLGLTSVCGAGDNLLVVDEDRTARQIADRRNARRRNAMQAKNRKRVSLEDLDEVLKETSTLNLILKGDNAGTVEALEDALLKIEIDDEVELNIIDRGVGAVTETNVNLAAASDAVIIGFNVRAEGKATEVANTEGVDIRYYSIIYKAIEEIEAALKGMLKPIYEEREIGTAEIRAIFKASAVGLIAGCMVETGKVRRNAKARLVRDGSVVAEETTIESLRREKDDVTEVAHGYECGMVLSYPNIEVGDRIEVYEMVEVPRD, encoded by the coding sequence GTGGCCGGAAAGCTACGTGTACACGAACTAGCGAAACAACTTGGGGTGACCAGCAAGGAATTGCTCGCCACGCTCAAAGAACAGGGCGAGTTCGTTAAAACGGCATCATCCACCGTCGAGGCACCTGTGGTGCGTAAAATGCGCAAACACTACGGTGTGGACGGTTCTGGATCCAAGACTGAGGGCGACGCCACCCCGTCTACCAAGACAAGCGCACCTGCTAGCACCCCTGCGGGGACCGCGCCGAAGCCAGCCGCAAAGCCTGGGCCTAAACCCGGCGCTGGAGCTGCTAAGCCCGGACCCAAGCCAGGAGTAAGCCCAGCCGTGGCGAAAGCGGCCACAACTCCAAGCAGCAGTGTTAAGCCTGGCGCAGTCGCGCCGAAGCCAACCAGCGCAAAGCCTGGTGGACCCAAGCCAACCAGTGCCAAGCCGACGAGTGCGAAGCCAGGCACCCCGAAGCCCGGTACCCCGAAGCCGGGTACACCAAAACCAGGTGGGCCAAAACCGGGGCCGAAGCCCGGTGGTCGCGCACCTCGCGTTGCCAACAACCCATTTTCCTCCGGATCGGATCGACCCGCACCACGCCCACGTGGTGGGCAAGCAGGTCCGAACGACATGCCGCGCCCCGGTGGTTCCCGTGGCGGGCAGGGCGGTCCACGTCCAGGTCAACGTTCCGGCGGTAAGCCGGGGGCCGGACGTCCGGGAGCGAAGCCAGGTGCAGGCGCGCCACGCAGTGGCGGTGCTGCAGGTTCCGAGCGTCAGGGCGGGGGCCGTCGTCCATCGCCAGCCATGATGCCGAGCCATCCGAGCCCGGGCCAGATGCCAGCCAAGTCCGGCGGGTTTGGTGGGCGCGGAGGCCGTGGTGGCTCCGGTGGCCCAGGTGGACCGGGAGGTCCAGGTGGTCCAGGAGGCCCACGCGGTGGTCGTGGCGGTCGCCGTGGCGGCACCGCTGGTGCTTTCGGTCGTCCAGGTGGCGCACCTCGTAAGGGGCGCAAGTCGAAGCGACAGAAGCGCAATGAGTACGAGGCAATGCAGGCGCCAAGCGTGGTCGGTGGCGTTAAGCTGCCAAACGGCAAGGGCCAAAAGATTCGCCTTGCCCGTGGTGCTTCTCTGGCTGATTTCGCTGAGAAAATCAATGCCGACGCTGCCGCGCTGGTCCAGGCATTGTTCAACCTCGGCGAGATGGTGACTGCTACCCAGTCCGTATCCGATGAAACCCTGCAGCTGCTGGGTGAGGAGATGGACTACAAGGTCGAGGTTGTTTCTCCAGAGGATGAGGATCGCGAGCTGCTCGAAAGCTTCGATCTGCAGTTCGGTGAGGATGAAGGTGACGATGAGGATCTGGCCCAGCGTCCTCCTGTGGTTACCGTCATGGGTCACGTTGACCACGGTAAGACTCGATTGCTGGATACCATCCGCCAGGCCAACGTCGGTGGTGGCGAGGCCGGTGGCATTACTCAGCACATCGGCGCCTACCAGGTCTCCGTGGACATGGAGGGCTCCGAGCGACTAGTGACGTTCCTGGATACTCCGGGTCACGAGGCTTTCACGGCTATGCGTGCTCGCGGTGCCAAGTCGACGGATATCGCGATTCTCGTTGTTGCGGCCGATGACGGCGTGATGCCCCAGACCGTGGAAGCGATTAACCACGCCAAGGCTGCCGACGTGCCGGTTGTGGTTGCTGTCAACAAGATCGATAAGGAAGGCGCTCAGCCTGACAAGATCCGTGGCCAGCTCACCGAGTACGACCTCATTCCAGAGGAGTACGGTGGCGACACGATGTTCGTGGACATCTCCGCAAAGCAGAACACTAACATCGATGCTCTGCTCGAGGCCGTATTGCTCACCGCCGACGCTTCGTTGGATCTGCGTGCTAATCCGGAGATGGACGCGCAGGGTGTTGCAATTGAGGCACACCTGGACCGCGGTCGTGGACCAGTGGCAACGATTCTCGTACAGCGCGGTACCCTCCGCGTGGGTGATTCGATCGTCGTTGGCGATGCGCACGGTCGTGTGCGTCGCATGATCGATGAGCACGGTAATGACGTCCAGGAGGCGGGTCCGTCCCGCCCAGTCCAGGTGCTGGGTCTGACCAGTGTCTGTGGTGCTGGCGACAACCTGCTCGTGGTCGACGAAGACCGCACAGCTCGTCAGATCGCTGACCGTCGCAACGCACGGCGTCGAAATGCTATGCAAGCGAAGAACCGCAAGCGGGTGAGCCTGGAGGATCTGGATGAGGTGCTGAAGGAGACCAGCACGCTCAACTTGATCTTGAAGGGTGATAACGCCGGTACGGTTGAGGCGCTTGAGGATGCACTGCTGAAGATTGAGATCGACGATGAGGTTGAACTCAACATTATCGACCGCGGTGTGGGCGCAGTGACCGAGACGAACGTCAACCTGGCTGCCGCATCTGATGCCGTCATCATCGGCTTTAACGTGCGCGCCGAAGGTAAGGCAACCGAGGTGGCTAACACCGAGGGTGTGGACATTCGTTACTACTCGATCATCTACAAGGCGATCGAGGAGATCGAGGCGGCGCTGAAGGGCATGCTCAAGCCGATCTACGAAGAGCGTGAAATTGGTACCGCCGAGATCCGCGCAATCTTCAAGGCTTCCGCCGTCGGTCTCATCGCAGGTTGCATGGTGGAGACCGGCAAGGTGCGCCGCAATGCCAAGGCTCGCCTAGTGCGGGATGGCTCGGTTGTAGCCGAAGAAACCACCATCGAGTCCCTGCGTCGCGAGAAGGACGATGTTACCGAGGTCGCACACGGTTACGAGTGCGGTATGGTCTTGTCCTACCCGAATATTGAGGTGGGTGACCGCATTGAGGTCTACGAAATGGTTGAGGTTCCCCGCGACTAA